Proteins encoded in a region of the Atopobium sp. oral taxon 416 genome:
- a CDS encoding glycosyltransferase, with protein MGDRVKKLSIIIPIYNAEKWLPSCVDSIIAATDDTAEILLVNDGSKDGSKKLIESYQDRYPNRVIAISKPNSGSGETRNLGLAKATGKYVTFIDSDDYVDRDYFEKFVDAIERTGADVVVGGYKRIVDGKEQFEVVPKDVPWARYQILAPWAKIFNLDFIRRNNLKFVPLVLGDDDHFVTVAYSYANKVAVLSYAGYNFICNRESITNTKHKGLRRDIELTELLDRIDADVNKRDELLNLHYLKLGVYYMLRSGRLATKERFMEEHVKLMDWYREHNVPLNFPVTSITTSDPLQVRLAVKIYLMLAKAHLISAFASVYCKGVVKE; from the coding sequence ATGGGCGACAGGGTGAAGAAACTATCCATTATCATTCCCATCTACAACGCGGAGAAGTGGCTGCCATCGTGCGTCGACAGTATCATTGCCGCAACGGATGACACCGCAGAGATCCTCCTGGTCAATGATGGCAGCAAGGATGGCTCGAAGAAGCTCATTGAGAGCTATCAGGATCGCTATCCCAATCGTGTCATTGCCATCTCCAAGCCGAACAGCGGATCTGGAGAGACGCGTAATCTGGGCCTTGCAAAAGCTACAGGCAAGTATGTCACGTTCATCGATAGCGACGACTATGTAGACCGTGACTACTTCGAGAAGTTTGTCGATGCTATCGAGCGTACAGGTGCCGACGTGGTTGTTGGCGGCTACAAGCGTATCGTGGACGGCAAGGAGCAGTTCGAAGTCGTTCCGAAGGACGTGCCGTGGGCACGATACCAGATTCTTGCTCCCTGGGCCAAGATCTTCAATCTTGATTTCATCCGCAGGAACAACCTCAAGTTTGTTCCACTCGTGCTCGGTGACGACGACCACTTTGTGACAGTTGCCTATTCCTATGCAAACAAGGTTGCGGTTCTTTCGTATGCTGGCTACAACTTCATTTGCAATAGGGAGAGCATCACGAATACGAAGCACAAGGGACTGCGCAGGGACATCGAGCTTACCGAGCTGCTTGACAGGATCGACGCTGATGTTAATAAGCGCGATGAGCTGCTGAACCTGCACTATCTGAAGTTGGGCGTCTACTACATGCTCCGCTCGGGTCGTCTGGCAACGAAAGAGCGTTTTATGGAAGAGCATGTGAAGCTTATGGATTGGTATCGAGAGCACAATGTGCCCCTGAACTTCCCTGTAACCAGTATCACCACATCCGACCCTTTGCAGGTTCGCCTTGCTGTCAAGATCTATCTCATGCTGGCAAAGGCCCATCTCATCAGTGCTTTTGCAAGCGTCTACTGCAAGGGTGTTGTGAAAGAGTAG
- a CDS encoding aldehyde dehydrogenase family protein: MGYKLKDSYGLYIDGKFVPASDGSMFVTTNPANGEKLATCAEATKDDVQKAVDAAWRAYPKWKAMDPTARVNILNQIADIIEENKEDLAKIETMDNGKPIRETMNIDIPVGESHFRYYASLIETETGQAKILDNGIISLVLREPIGVVGQIVPWNFPFLMAMWKIAPALAAGDCIVMKPSSSTPLSVLVLADLLTDVLPKGVFNVITGRGSKSGQYMLDNPGFTKLAFTGSTAIGHNVADAAASHLIPATLELGGKSANIFFDDCDFDMAIDGVQVGILFNQGQVCCAGSRVFIQEGIYDKMVGALVDQFNKVTIGDPMDPNTQLGAQINQKQQDKVMGWIENAKKQGATIACGGEPYSEGDCAKGIFFKPTLITDATNDMDCAQNEIFGPVAVVIKFKDEDDVIRMANDSKYGLGGAVWTRDINRALRVARAVETGRMWVNTYNAIPVGAPFGGYKESGYGRENDMRILDAYSETKNIMINTNENVSGFYPHK, from the coding sequence ATGGGGTACAAGCTAAAGGATAGCTACGGTCTGTATATCGACGGTAAGTTCGTTCCCGCTTCAGACGGTTCTATGTTCGTAACGACCAACCCAGCAAATGGTGAGAAGCTCGCTACTTGCGCTGAGGCTACGAAAGACGATGTTCAGAAGGCCGTTGACGCTGCTTGGAGAGCCTATCCGAAATGGAAGGCAATGGATCCAACTGCGCGTGTCAACATCTTGAACCAGATCGCTGACATTATCGAGGAAAACAAAGAAGACTTGGCCAAGATCGAGACCATGGACAACGGCAAGCCTATCCGTGAGACCATGAACATCGATATCCCTGTTGGCGAATCGCACTTCCGTTACTATGCAAGCCTGATCGAGACGGAGACAGGCCAGGCGAAAATCTTGGATAACGGCATCATTAGCCTTGTCCTCCGTGAGCCGATCGGTGTCGTGGGCCAGATCGTTCCTTGGAATTTCCCGTTCCTGATGGCAATGTGGAAGATCGCCCCGGCACTGGCAGCAGGCGACTGCATCGTTATGAAGCCTTCTTCGAGCACCCCGCTCTCCGTCCTTGTCCTGGCGGATCTGCTCACCGACGTGCTCCCGAAGGGCGTCTTCAACGTTATTACCGGCAGAGGCTCCAAGTCCGGTCAGTACATGCTGGACAACCCGGGCTTTACGAAACTCGCGTTCACCGGCTCCACCGCAATCGGCCACAACGTGGCAGACGCTGCCGCATCCCACCTCATTCCGGCAACCCTGGAGCTCGGCGGCAAGTCCGCAAACATCTTCTTCGATGATTGCGACTTTGACATGGCAATCGATGGTGTCCAGGTGGGCATCCTCTTCAACCAGGGCCAGGTTTGCTGCGCAGGCTCCCGTGTCTTCATCCAGGAAGGCATCTACGACAAGATGGTTGGTGCCCTTGTTGACCAGTTCAACAAGGTAACCATCGGCGATCCTATGGATCCGAACACCCAGCTCGGCGCACAGATCAACCAGAAGCAGCAGGATAAGGTCATGGGCTGGATTGAGAACGCTAAGAAGCAGGGCGCAACGATTGCCTGCGGCGGTGAGCCTTACAGTGAGGGCGACTGCGCAAAGGGTATCTTCTTCAAACCGACGCTGATCACTGACGCAACCAACGATATGGACTGCGCTCAGAACGAGATCTTTGGGCCTGTCGCTGTCGTGATCAAGTTTAAGGACGAGGACGACGTTATCCGTATGGCTAACGACTCCAAGTACGGCTTGGGTGGCGCTGTCTGGACGAGGGATATCAACCGTGCACTGAGAGTTGCACGTGCTGTTGAGACCGGCCGTATGTGGGTCAACACCTACAACGCGATTCCTGTCGGGGCACCGTTCGGTGGCTACAAGGAGTCCGGCTATGGCCGTGAGAACGATATGCGTATCCTGGATGCTTACTCTGAGACCAAGAACATCATGATCAACACGAATGAGAATGTGAGCGGGTTCTATCCTCACAAATAG
- a CDS encoding DUF6541 family protein, with protein sequence MYIGFLLAIVFLFLPGFALVRAFSIRVPLPLSVSMAPVVSAAYYGVLGILYSYIGITSSPLTMLIPAAALLIIELILHIRKGRCHILSDWGTVGAIALYAAVGTCIGWYVFVRSLPSYSGMVEQYDAIFHANLVQRFIATGDFSCMGIDTGTLDSSFYGSSTTGFYPVAWHEVVALVTMSGNISSTMAMNAVNWAYCSVVFPVGILGLFMVLFKDDRQTILIGSIVPVAFTAFPWRDLLWGPIFPNLASFCSAPAVALAFLVLFSPMAEAKDRGKLLAAGIMGIIGLGMLQPNAVFAVAVFVVFYIMHVMNSPEGYRCVAQHSKDRQYSASGRRLQSLLLLVACIAVWTLLYRSSFMQGVVSYSAWVSYTTAAQSFINILAQAYMKGMNYYTFPQLCLAAIVLLGIAAALLRRETRWLIVPYGFFCIAFIINVSTDGFLKRYLTGFWYSDPNRIAAICAIMAMPLAAIGLSVICTWVHAVIARYSDLPEKLRGPLPALLTAAVFLLMNFYPNYIDPGNSAAVTTAFGEIRSQYATAYAKTAPYSEAEEAFVQECLSILPSDAPVINDPSDGSVAAYGFDGLNVVYNQIETGLRASDSEDSPESQLIRTSLVNIGSDAAVQKAVADTGARYVILLSKDDGNTSVTEHFVSEQWSGISGIGDEIPGFKLLLADGDMRLYEIEE encoded by the coding sequence ATGTATATAGGTTTTCTGCTTGCGATAGTATTTCTGTTCTTGCCTGGCTTTGCTCTCGTAAGGGCATTTAGTATCCGAGTGCCTCTGCCTCTCTCCGTTTCTATGGCTCCTGTGGTAAGTGCAGCATATTACGGTGTGCTTGGCATTCTATATTCATACATCGGTATAACATCTTCTCCGCTTACCATGCTGATTCCTGCTGCTGCATTGCTGATTATCGAACTCATTTTGCATATCAGAAAGGGCAGGTGCCATATCCTGTCGGATTGGGGTACTGTTGGAGCGATAGCGCTGTATGCAGCGGTCGGCACATGCATAGGCTGGTATGTATTCGTTCGCTCCTTGCCGAGCTATAGTGGGATGGTCGAACAGTATGATGCTATCTTCCATGCCAATCTTGTCCAAAGATTTATTGCAACTGGTGATTTCTCCTGTATGGGAATAGATACAGGAACATTAGATTCCTCTTTCTATGGAAGCAGTACTACTGGTTTCTATCCTGTCGCGTGGCATGAAGTCGTGGCTCTGGTAACAATGTCTGGCAACATATCGTCTACTATGGCCATGAATGCAGTCAACTGGGCTTACTGCAGTGTTGTGTTTCCTGTTGGCATACTTGGTCTGTTCATGGTGCTTTTCAAAGACGACAGACAGACAATCCTCATCGGCTCGATAGTGCCGGTGGCATTCACTGCCTTTCCTTGGAGAGACTTACTTTGGGGACCGATATTCCCAAACCTGGCGTCTTTCTGCAGCGCCCCAGCTGTGGCCCTTGCTTTCTTAGTACTCTTCTCACCCATGGCCGAGGCAAAAGACAGAGGGAAACTTCTTGCTGCGGGGATTATGGGAATTATAGGGCTTGGAATGCTGCAGCCGAACGCTGTATTTGCAGTGGCTGTCTTCGTAGTCTTCTACATTATGCATGTCATGAACAGCCCAGAGGGCTATCGCTGTGTGGCACAGCATTCTAAGGATAGACAATATTCTGCTTCCGGCCGCCGTCTGCAGTCTCTGCTGCTTCTTGTCGCATGCATTGCTGTATGGACGTTGCTGTATAGAAGCTCCTTTATGCAGGGGGTTGTATCCTACTCCGCTTGGGTTTCCTATACAACAGCAGCTCAGTCCTTCATCAATATCCTTGCCCAAGCATACATGAAAGGAATGAACTATTACACGTTTCCTCAGCTATGTCTGGCGGCAATTGTGCTGCTCGGCATTGCTGCTGCGCTCCTTCGCAGAGAGACCCGATGGCTTATCGTGCCATATGGTTTCTTCTGTATCGCGTTCATAATCAATGTATCAACGGATGGTTTCCTCAAACGGTACCTCACGGGCTTCTGGTATTCCGATCCGAATCGGATTGCAGCCATCTGTGCAATCATGGCAATGCCGCTTGCGGCAATTGGGCTTTCTGTTATTTGCACGTGGGTGCATGCGGTTATCGCCAGGTATTCTGACCTGCCAGAGAAGCTTCGTGGTCCCTTGCCCGCTCTTCTGACAGCTGCGGTCTTTCTGCTTATGAATTTCTATCCAAACTATATTGATCCGGGGAACAGCGCTGCGGTGACCACAGCTTTCGGCGAAATCCGCAGTCAGTATGCAACCGCGTATGCAAAGACAGCTCCATATTCCGAGGCTGAGGAAGCCTTCGTCCAGGAATGTCTGAGCATCCTTCCTTCGGATGCCCCCGTCATAAATGATCCGAGCGATGGAAGCGTTGCTGCTTATGGGTTTGATGGGCTGAACGTTGTTTACAATCAGATTGAGACAGGACTGAGAGCATCCGACTCAGAAGATTCCCCTGAGAGCCAACTTATTCGTACGTCTCTGGTCAATATAGGTAGTGATGCTGCAGTGCAGAAGGCAGTTGCTGATACCGGCGCCAGATATGTCATTCTGCTTTCTAAAGATGATGGTAACACATCGGTGACAGAGCATTTTGTCTCTGAGCAGTGGAGCGGCATCTCTGGAATAGGCGATGAAATCCCAGGGTTCAAGCTGCTGCTGGCGGATGGGGATATGCGCCTGTATGAGATAGAGGAATAA
- a CDS encoding CAT RNA binding domain-containing protein, which yields MCVIKSINNNAAICADGKGYELIALGTSFGFGTIPREIPFSDIEHTFYGIDPKSLGLVSELSEDVLKFAAQLADLARTISPNLPVTLANHIAFAIKRTCGHMVVEIPALCCF from the coding sequence ATGTGCGTCATCAAGAGCATCAACAACAATGCTGCCATCTGCGCCGATGGCAAAGGGTACGAGCTCATCGCGCTTGGCACTAGCTTCGGCTTCGGCACGATACCGCGCGAGATTCCGTTCTCCGACATCGAGCACACGTTCTATGGTATCGATCCTAAGTCTTTGGGACTAGTGAGCGAGCTTTCAGAAGACGTGCTTAAGTTTGCGGCACAGCTCGCAGACCTTGCCCGCACGATCTCGCCGAACCTTCCTGTCACGCTTGCCAACCACATCGCTTTCGCTATCAAGCGTACATGTGGGCATATGGTCGTCGAGATTCCGGCTCTTTGCTGTTTCTAG
- a CDS encoding metal ABC transporter ATP-binding protein yields MTSAPAAVELEGLSFSYGTTKVLDCADFLLEPGCFCVLEGANGAGKSTLLRLMLGELEPQEGSVKVLGRTPSHGHFDGSIGYVPQQAPEDLRRFPVTVWELVLSGLYASSHPLLPYRSGHRKRAAQAIESAGLRGFEKHLAGELSGGQFQRALLARALVCRPELLILDEPTSSLDEQSTHTLVGSVAQASQETGTAALMVTHDLARLPHLYSRIVELRDDKLFDLRKG; encoded by the coding sequence GTGACGTCTGCTCCGGCTGCGGTGGAGCTTGAGGGCCTGAGCTTCTCCTATGGGACAACCAAAGTTCTCGACTGTGCAGACTTCCTCCTGGAGCCTGGCTGCTTCTGCGTGCTCGAAGGGGCAAATGGGGCCGGGAAGTCAACTTTGCTGAGACTCATGCTGGGTGAGCTCGAGCCTCAGGAGGGATCTGTGAAAGTACTAGGCCGCACTCCCTCGCACGGGCACTTCGATGGAAGCATCGGCTACGTTCCGCAGCAGGCTCCTGAAGACCTACGCCGGTTTCCTGTGACAGTCTGGGAACTTGTCCTGTCAGGGCTCTATGCCTCTTCGCATCCTCTGCTCCCCTACAGGTCCGGGCACAGGAAGCGTGCAGCTCAAGCAATAGAGTCTGCAGGGCTGAGGGGCTTCGAGAAGCATCTGGCAGGCGAGCTTTCGGGCGGACAGTTCCAGCGCGCACTGCTTGCACGCGCACTTGTCTGCAGACCGGAGCTGCTCATACTCGATGAGCCTACCAGCAGCCTCGACGAGCAGAGCACCCACACGCTTGTTGGTTCCGTTGCCCAGGCCTCCCAGGAGACGGGCACCGCAGCGCTGATGGTGACACATGACCTTGCGCGTCTGCCCCATCTCTATAGCCGTATCGTCGAGCTGCGCGACGACAAGCTTTTCGACCTCAGGAAAGGCTAG
- a CDS encoding Fur family transcriptional regulator, with the protein MRSTYDTHGRTEILECLGASPQTHFTASELHSRLKDLGAAVSLATVYRQLDKLVSEGLVVRFTPEGEKSACFQLLDTSECCKGHCYHLKCEQCGKLIHINCHEVTRLEEHMLSEHGFAVDAGRTVFYGLCSDCYRKANSV; encoded by the coding sequence ATGCGCAGCACATATGACACACACGGAAGAACGGAGATACTGGAATGCCTCGGCGCAAGCCCACAGACACATTTTACTGCCTCTGAGCTACATAGCCGGCTTAAAGATCTGGGGGCTGCTGTCTCGCTCGCAACCGTATATCGGCAGCTTGACAAGCTTGTCAGTGAGGGTCTGGTCGTACGGTTCACCCCCGAAGGCGAGAAGAGTGCCTGCTTTCAGCTGCTCGATACCAGCGAATGCTGCAAGGGCCACTGCTATCACCTCAAATGCGAGCAATGCGGAAAACTCATCCACATCAACTGCCATGAGGTGACCAGACTCGAGGAGCATATGCTCAGCGAGCATGGCTTTGCGGTGGATGCAGGGCGCACCGTGTTCTATGGCCTGTGTTCCGACTGCTACCGGAAGGCAAACAGCGTATAG
- a CDS encoding metal ABC transporter permease, which translates to MFEYAFMQRAFLAGIIIGVAIPCVGVVVVFKRLSMMGDALSHASLAGVAAGLIGGIDPVLGATIACLGAAGAVEAARRRFEGHAELAIAVVMSCGIGLAGVLSGFVPNAASFSSFLFGSIVAVSDDELAAVAAVGTGVLVLCILLRKELFLVTLDERAARVSGVNVRLVNAIFVLMTAFAVSVGARTVGALIVSSMMVVPVACALQFARGWRQTVIASCAVGLLITALGLTVSYAFGLKPGGTIVLLGVALLLLLIALHGIARKLHRRS; encoded by the coding sequence ATGTTCGAATATGCTTTCATGCAGCGTGCCTTCCTTGCCGGCATCATCATAGGCGTTGCAATTCCCTGCGTCGGCGTCGTGGTGGTCTTCAAGCGCCTCTCCATGATGGGAGATGCCCTCTCGCATGCTTCGTTGGCTGGCGTCGCAGCTGGACTCATCGGCGGAATCGACCCGGTCCTTGGAGCGACAATTGCCTGCCTGGGCGCTGCTGGAGCAGTGGAAGCGGCGCGGCGCCGTTTTGAAGGCCACGCAGAGCTTGCGATTGCCGTTGTCATGTCCTGCGGCATCGGACTTGCAGGCGTCCTCTCGGGCTTCGTGCCCAACGCTGCAAGCTTCTCGAGCTTCCTGTTCGGATCGATCGTCGCTGTCAGCGACGATGAACTTGCCGCTGTCGCTGCCGTAGGTACTGGCGTCTTAGTACTCTGCATCCTGCTGAGGAAAGAGCTCTTCCTTGTCACCCTCGACGAGCGGGCAGCACGCGTCTCGGGCGTCAATGTGAGGCTTGTCAATGCGATATTCGTCCTCATGACGGCGTTTGCGGTCTCTGTCGGCGCACGGACGGTCGGCGCCCTCATCGTCTCGTCCATGATGGTCGTCCCTGTAGCCTGCGCCCTCCAGTTCGCCCGAGGCTGGCGCCAGACGGTCATTGCTTCATGCGCCGTCGGGCTCCTCATCACAGCTTTGGGCCTCACTGTCTCCTATGCCTTCGGCCTCAAGCCAGGCGGCACCATCGTCCTTCTGGGTGTAGCGCTTCTGCTTCTGCTCATCGCCCTGCACGGGATAGCCAGAAAGCTCCACCGGAGATCCTGA
- a CDS encoding metal ABC transporter substrate-binding protein: MSYPNSTIPEDEIVKKILTAVLAAAVGLVCLAGCSSQSTQSTANAENANSKIQVVASFYPMADFAKKIGGDRVQVMNLVPAGTEPHDWEPSTNDMKTLSSAKLFIYNGAGMEKWVDNTLSSIGNDSLVQVEASKGITLRAAAKDEHEEEEGEEEHESSQYDPHVWLSPMNAKTEMANIRDGLIKADPDGESVYRENYEKYASELDALDQEYKDQLAKTTSKNIVVSHQAFGYLCDAYGLNQLAIEGIDADSEPDAKTMAAIADFVKQNNVKTIFSEELVSPKVAQTIADETGAACEELNPLEGLSDDDLAAGKDYFSVMRENLDKLVKALS, from the coding sequence ATGTCATATCCAAACAGTACGATTCCGGAGGATGAAATCGTGAAGAAGATACTCACAGCTGTATTGGCAGCTGCAGTAGGACTCGTCTGCCTTGCCGGATGCTCCAGCCAGAGCACGCAAAGTACGGCGAATGCCGAGAATGCGAACAGCAAGATACAGGTAGTCGCCTCTTTCTACCCCATGGCAGACTTCGCAAAGAAGATTGGCGGCGACCGTGTCCAGGTGATGAATCTCGTGCCAGCCGGCACCGAGCCCCATGACTGGGAGCCCTCAACCAATGACATGAAGACCCTGAGCTCCGCCAAACTCTTCATATACAATGGGGCTGGCATGGAGAAATGGGTCGATAACACCCTGTCCAGCATTGGCAATGACAGCCTCGTCCAGGTCGAAGCATCCAAAGGAATCACGCTGCGCGCTGCAGCCAAAGACGAACATGAGGAGGAAGAGGGCGAGGAGGAGCACGAAAGCAGCCAGTACGACCCCCATGTATGGCTGTCTCCCATGAATGCCAAGACAGAGATGGCCAATATCCGCGACGGCCTCATCAAGGCAGATCCCGATGGAGAATCCGTCTACCGAGAGAACTACGAGAAGTATGCCTCAGAGCTCGATGCGCTCGACCAGGAGTACAAAGACCAGCTTGCCAAGACCACTTCAAAGAACATTGTCGTCTCCCATCAGGCATTCGGCTACCTCTGCGATGCCTATGGCCTGAACCAACTGGCAATCGAGGGAATCGATGCCGACTCTGAACCCGATGCGAAGACCATGGCTGCGATTGCCGATTTTGTCAAGCAGAACAATGTGAAGACGATCTTCTCGGAAGAGCTAGTAAGCCCGAAGGTTGCGCAGACCATCGCAGACGAGACCGGAGCTGCATGCGAAGAGCTCAATCCTCTCGAAGGCCTGAGCGATGACGATCTCGCAGCAGGCAAGGATTATTTCTCTGTTATGAGGGAAAACCTCGACAAGCTCGTGAAAGCCCTTTCGTGA
- a CDS encoding lipopolysaccharide biosynthesis protein, with amino-acid sequence MENQPEPLDIKKNMLYNTIGSLTYQGCLWITTVLVVILSDGYSDSGILSFAMTIGNMFTAVGTYSMRTYQVSDIKGNYSQRNYVAFRLITLLIGLIVIGIYSVAVSPDSLTLIAVFAYLLFKIDESFCDVLYGVDQRGERMDYIGISQFIRGVLAVLAFSLSLYLSQNIVLAILAMFPAGLIVTISYDIPHAHRIDDIRPSIKAEQAKNLLVECLPIVLEILFLGMIVSVARQYYANAYGSERLGIYAAVATPAVLIQAAARYLYAPALVPLSEKWNDSPKESFLPFFKKTLLIMLTFIVVGIAVLAWAGPILLNLVYGQKVEGYTYLFTNVLISTSALAVLYYLTDVLVICRDIKGALISAAAALAITLATMIPLEATFDMQGINYVVIIASLAGAVLSLFRLSHNKKLAA; translated from the coding sequence GTGGAAAACCAGCCAGAGCCTCTCGATATCAAAAAGAATATGCTCTACAACACCATAGGTAGCCTGACCTATCAAGGCTGCCTATGGATCACTACCGTCCTCGTGGTCATCCTGTCGGATGGCTACAGCGATTCCGGCATCCTATCATTTGCGATGACCATAGGCAACATGTTCACGGCAGTAGGCACCTACAGCATGAGGACGTACCAGGTGTCGGATATCAAGGGCAATTACTCCCAGAGGAACTACGTTGCCTTCAGGCTCATCACTCTGCTCATCGGTCTCATCGTTATCGGCATCTATTCTGTGGCCGTCTCTCCAGACAGCCTCACCCTCATCGCTGTCTTTGCCTATCTGCTCTTCAAGATCGACGAATCGTTCTGCGATGTGCTCTACGGCGTTGACCAGCGTGGCGAGCGCATGGACTATATCGGCATCTCCCAGTTCATCCGTGGCGTCCTTGCCGTCCTTGCTTTCTCGCTCAGTCTCTACCTCTCGCAGAACATCGTCCTTGCGATCCTTGCCATGTTCCCCGCAGGACTCATCGTGACAATCTCCTACGACATTCCGCACGCACACCGCATCGACGACATCCGTCCCAGCATCAAGGCTGAACAGGCAAAAAATCTACTTGTCGAATGCCTCCCCATCGTCTTGGAGATTCTCTTCCTTGGCATGATCGTCTCTGTTGCCCGACAGTACTACGCCAATGCCTATGGCAGCGAGCGTCTTGGCATCTATGCCGCCGTGGCCACTCCTGCCGTCCTCATACAGGCCGCTGCCCGCTACCTCTATGCACCGGCACTCGTGCCTCTTTCGGAGAAATGGAATGACTCTCCCAAGGAGTCCTTCCTCCCCTTCTTCAAGAAGACGCTCCTCATCATGCTCACTTTCATCGTCGTGGGCATCGCAGTCCTTGCATGGGCTGGACCAATACTTCTGAATCTCGTGTACGGACAGAAAGTCGAAGGCTATACCTACCTCTTCACGAATGTCCTCATCAGCACGAGCGCGCTTGCTGTCCTTTACTACCTCACTGATGTCCTTGTCATCTGCCGCGACATCAAGGGTGCGCTCATCAGCGCCGCAGCGGCTCTCGCCATCACACTTGCGACCATGATTCCACTGGAAGCTACCTTTGACATGCAGGGCATCAACTATGTCGTGATCATCGCGTCACTCGCAGGCGCTGTCTTGTCGCTCTTCCGCCTTTCCCACAATAAGAAGCTTGCAGCTTAA
- a CDS encoding glycosyltransferase, protein MPNRSPKVSVIIPCYKVEKYLPKCIASLVGQTLDSYELIFINDGSPDHCIDILQEWQSRYPDRIVIIDKKNEGVWRGRWDGIAKARGEYIGFLDSDDYAEPNFLQDLYDTAKAADADIAVCGFSRTDLATGKVLSREMCDQRSPFTISKDPGRLLELNGAPWNKIFRASVIKSLVDLPTEPPVLDDLLFHWLAYLEMNGEVVFVPESLVNYMVRSDSIIQTVKPQQIEPTYEAFKEVKERYAAHDASEGKQEALDAAAFLHLGISFNYRLAASPDCDLKATIQMCTEFLNKNFPTWHDSPYINGQYARTHGKTFKRLLTVSRFYKLGLLPAFLSVYSAVINHFGIDIKW, encoded by the coding sequence ATGCCTAATCGAAGCCCAAAAGTCAGCGTCATCATCCCCTGCTACAAGGTGGAGAAGTATCTGCCGAAATGTATCGCTTCGCTCGTGGGACAGACGCTCGACAGCTATGAACTCATCTTCATCAACGATGGCTCTCCCGACCACTGCATCGATATTCTGCAAGAGTGGCAGTCCCGCTATCCTGACCGTATCGTCATTATCGACAAGAAGAATGAAGGTGTCTGGCGCGGCCGCTGGGACGGCATCGCAAAGGCCAGGGGCGAGTACATCGGCTTTCTCGATAGCGATGACTATGCAGAGCCGAATTTCCTGCAGGACCTCTATGATACGGCAAAGGCTGCAGATGCAGATATCGCTGTCTGCGGCTTCTCGAGGACCGATCTTGCAACTGGCAAGGTCCTCTCCCGCGAGATGTGCGACCAGCGCAGCCCCTTCACAATCAGCAAGGATCCGGGACGTCTCCTCGAGCTCAATGGCGCTCCCTGGAACAAGATCTTCCGTGCAAGCGTGATTAAGTCCCTCGTAGATCTGCCAACGGAGCCACCTGTACTCGATGACCTCCTCTTCCACTGGCTTGCCTACCTCGAGATGAATGGCGAAGTCGTCTTTGTACCGGAATCTCTCGTCAACTACATGGTCCGCTCCGACTCCATCATCCAGACCGTGAAACCCCAGCAGATCGAGCCGACCTACGAGGCTTTCAAGGAGGTCAAGGAGCGCTACGCCGCGCACGATGCTTCGGAGGGCAAGCAGGAGGCACTCGACGCTGCCGCCTTCCTGCACCTCGGCATCTCATTCAACTACCGCCTCGCTGCCTCTCCCGACTGCGACCTCAAGGCAACTATCCAGATGTGCACAGAGTTCCTGAACAAGAACTTCCCCACCTGGCATGATTCTCCCTACATCAATGGACAGTATGCAAGGACACACGGCAAGACCTTCAAGAGGCTACTGACGGTCTCCAGGTTCTACAAGCTGGGACTCCTACCAGCCTTCCTCTCGGTTTACAGCGCCGTCATCAACCATTTCGGCATCGATATCAAGTGGTAG